One genomic region from Streptomyces sp. Li-HN-5-11 encodes:
- a CDS encoding response regulator, with the protein MIEVLVVDDDARVAQVNAAYVEKVPGFHVAGEAHSAAEALRRLEALPRLDLVLMDHYLPDETGLSVVQEMRRLGHQTDVIMVTAARDVSTVQAAMRHGALQYLVKPFAFAGLRAKLEAYAQLRRTLDGGGEAEQAEVDRIFGALSAPSEPGLPKGHSPTTAELVRQCLMKAEGPVSAQEIADRTGVSRQTAQRYLKLLERTGRARLTLRYGDAGRPEHRYVWAARA; encoded by the coding sequence ATGATCGAGGTCCTGGTCGTGGACGACGACGCCCGGGTCGCGCAGGTCAACGCCGCCTACGTCGAGAAGGTGCCGGGCTTCCACGTCGCCGGCGAGGCGCACAGCGCGGCTGAGGCACTGCGCCGGCTGGAGGCGCTGCCGCGACTCGACCTGGTGCTCATGGACCACTACCTGCCCGACGAGACGGGCTTGTCCGTCGTCCAGGAGATGCGCCGCCTGGGCCACCAGACCGACGTGATCATGGTGACGGCTGCCCGCGACGTGTCGACCGTACAGGCGGCGATGCGGCACGGAGCGCTGCAGTACCTGGTCAAACCGTTCGCCTTCGCGGGGCTGCGGGCCAAGCTGGAGGCGTACGCGCAGCTGCGCCGCACCCTGGACGGCGGCGGCGAGGCCGAACAGGCCGAGGTGGACCGGATCTTCGGAGCACTGTCGGCGCCGTCGGAGCCCGGACTGCCCAAGGGGCACTCCCCCACCACCGCCGAACTCGTGCGCCAGTGCCTGATGAAGGCCGAAGGGCCGGTGTCGGCGCAGGAGATCGCCGACCGGACCGGGGTGAGCCGGCAGACCGCCCAGCGCTATCTGAAGCTGCTGGAGCGCACGGGACGGGCCAGGCTGACCCTCAGGTACGGCGACGCGGGCCGCCCGGAACACCGTTACGTGTGGGCGGCCCGCGCCTGA
- a CDS encoding sensor histidine kinase encodes MSPTPPARRRRLGLPRRVFSQVLLMQLTIAAGVAVLATGLFLAPLSHQLDDQAMRRALAIAETTAQNPQVVRDLQNTAPSVDGPVQKEAERIRKATHAEYIVVMDTRGTRWSHTDPKQIGGPVSTSPKEALAGREVMEIDTGTLGRSARGKVPLYGSGHRVIGAVSVGIAYESVRARLIAAIPGLLAYAGGALAVGALAAWLISRRVQRQTRDLAFSDIAALLAEREAMLHGIREGVVALDRGDRIRLLNDEARRLLGIGDEALGRSLDEALGEGRTADVLAGRVTGTDLLTVRGQRVLVANRMPTDDGGAVATLRDRTELEQLGRELDSTRGLIDALRAQDHEHANRMHTLLGLLELEMYDDAVDFVGEVVGDHRVTAEQVTEKIQDPLLAALLVGKATVAAERGVALWVSDRTLLPDRLVDPRGLVTILGNLVDNALDAVAATPHARVEVELRAGGRTAVLRVRDTGPGIPPDQRDMIFTEGWSTKKPPAHGKRGIGLSLVRRLAERQGGSVSVGEAPGGGAEFTVVLPEALAEAELQPALTAAGSTSTSALTATATATATATATEEESR; translated from the coding sequence ATGAGCCCCACTCCGCCCGCACGCCGCCGGCGCCTGGGCCTGCCACGGCGAGTGTTCTCGCAGGTGCTGCTGATGCAGCTGACGATCGCCGCGGGAGTCGCGGTCCTCGCGACCGGACTGTTCCTGGCGCCCCTCAGCCATCAGCTGGACGACCAGGCGATGCGCCGCGCACTCGCCATCGCCGAGACCACCGCCCAGAACCCGCAGGTCGTACGGGATCTGCAGAACACCGCCCCGTCCGTCGACGGCCCCGTGCAGAAGGAGGCGGAGCGGATCCGGAAGGCGACGCACGCCGAGTACATCGTGGTGATGGACACGCGGGGCACGCGCTGGTCGCACACCGATCCGAAGCAGATCGGCGGCCCCGTCTCGACGAGCCCCAAGGAGGCCCTGGCCGGCAGGGAGGTCATGGAGATCGACACTGGCACCCTGGGCCGCTCGGCCCGCGGCAAGGTGCCGCTGTACGGCTCCGGTCACCGCGTCATCGGGGCGGTCTCGGTCGGCATCGCCTACGAAAGCGTCCGCGCCCGGCTGATCGCCGCGATCCCGGGCCTGCTCGCCTACGCCGGCGGTGCCCTGGCCGTCGGCGCGCTGGCCGCCTGGCTGATCTCCCGGCGGGTGCAGCGGCAGACGAGGGATCTCGCCTTCTCGGACATCGCGGCCCTGCTCGCCGAGCGTGAGGCGATGCTGCACGGCATACGGGAAGGGGTCGTCGCGCTCGACCGCGGCGACCGCATCCGGCTGCTCAACGACGAGGCGCGGCGGCTGCTCGGCATCGGTGACGAGGCGCTGGGCCGCTCGCTCGACGAGGCGCTCGGCGAGGGCCGTACGGCCGATGTCCTGGCCGGCCGGGTGACGGGCACCGACCTGCTCACCGTGCGCGGGCAACGCGTCCTGGTCGCCAACCGCATGCCCACCGACGACGGCGGCGCGGTCGCCACCCTGCGCGACCGCACCGAGCTGGAGCAACTGGGCCGCGAACTGGACTCCACGCGCGGCCTGATCGACGCCCTGCGCGCCCAGGACCACGAGCACGCCAACCGCATGCACACACTGCTCGGGCTGCTGGAGCTGGAGATGTACGACGACGCCGTCGATTTCGTCGGCGAGGTGGTCGGCGACCACCGGGTCACGGCGGAACAGGTCACCGAGAAGATCCAGGACCCGCTCCTCGCCGCCCTGCTGGTGGGCAAGGCGACCGTCGCGGCCGAGCGCGGAGTCGCGCTGTGGGTCTCGGACCGGACCCTGCTGCCGGACCGGCTGGTCGACCCCAGGGGACTGGTGACGATCCTCGGCAACCTGGTCGACAACGCGCTCGACGCCGTCGCGGCCACTCCGCACGCGCGCGTGGAGGTCGAACTGCGCGCCGGGGGACGCACCGCCGTCCTCAGGGTGCGCGACACCGGGCCGGGAATCCCCCCGGACCAGCGCGACATGATCTTCACCGAGGGATGGTCCACCAAGAAGCCGCCGGCGCACGGCAAGCGGGGCATCGGGCTCTCGCTGGTGCGCAGGCTGGCCGAGCGGCAGGGAGGGAGCGTGAGTGTGGGTGAGGCGCCGGGCGGCGGCGCGGAGTTCACGGTCGTCCTGCCGGAGGCACTCGCCGAGGCGGAGCTGCAGCCGGCCCTCACCGCCGCCGGCAGCACCAGCACCAGTGCCCTCACGGCCACCGCCACCGCCACCGCCACCGCCACCGCCACCGAGGAGGAGTCCCGATGA
- a CDS encoding sucrase ferredoxin, with amino-acid sequence MSTCSTVSRYLDEPMSATAATATTWLLLEQPGPWGAKALTSSHLDPALGRALERATQGTGVRVALIRRPGRHADCRTPSVRHVYAAHTAPGHAWLHSAMTAQPEHLLDLDFAALGRGEHHTFDTVLQGRPHTGDPLALVCTNGKRDRCCALLGRPLATELSSSGVQGIWEVTHLGGHRFSPTVLVLPHGYAYGRAEAHTVKDVLRGARDGRVVLEGCRGRTAWERPGQAAELAVRTAAGEYRADALTVVGTEGAAPHWEVTVAHTDGRRWHVVVTQGAALPPRPESCGSSVLGGPARMDVVAVHEPTTARLAG; translated from the coding sequence CGACCGTTTCCCGGTATCTCGACGAGCCGATGTCCGCGACCGCGGCCACGGCGACGACGTGGCTGCTGCTGGAACAGCCCGGACCGTGGGGCGCCAAGGCGCTCACTTCGAGCCATCTGGACCCCGCCCTCGGTCGTGCCCTGGAGCGCGCCACGCAGGGCACGGGCGTCCGCGTCGCCCTCATCCGCCGCCCCGGGCGGCACGCCGACTGCCGTACGCCGTCCGTGAGGCATGTGTACGCGGCCCACACCGCGCCCGGGCACGCATGGCTGCACAGCGCCATGACCGCCCAGCCGGAGCACCTCCTCGACCTGGACTTCGCGGCACTCGGCAGGGGCGAGCACCACACCTTCGACACGGTGCTCCAGGGCCGGCCCCACACAGGTGATCCGCTCGCGCTCGTCTGCACCAACGGCAAGCGCGACCGGTGCTGCGCCCTCCTCGGCCGCCCCCTCGCGACCGAACTCTCCTCCTCGGGCGTTCAGGGCATCTGGGAGGTCACGCACCTCGGCGGCCACCGCTTCTCCCCGACGGTGCTGGTCCTGCCCCACGGCTACGCCTACGGCCGGGCCGAGGCGCACACCGTCAAGGACGTCCTGCGCGGCGCACGGGACGGCCGAGTCGTCCTCGAGGGCTGCCGGGGCCGCACCGCCTGGGAACGGCCGGGCCAGGCAGCGGAACTGGCGGTGCGCACGGCGGCGGGCGAGTACCGGGCGGACGCGCTGACCGTCGTGGGCACCGAGGGCGCCGCGCCCCACTGGGAGGTGACCGTCGCCCACACCGACGGACGCCGGTGGCACGTGGTCGTGACGCAGGGGGCCGCGCTGCCACCCCGCCCGGAGAGCTGCGGCTCATCGGTGCTGGGCGGTCCCGCGCGCATGGATGTCGTGGCGGTGCACGAACCGACGACGGCTCGGCTCGCCGGCTGA